One genomic segment of Entelurus aequoreus isolate RoL-2023_Sb linkage group LG25, RoL_Eaeq_v1.1, whole genome shotgun sequence includes these proteins:
- the LOC133642295 gene encoding transmembrane ascorbate-dependent reductase CYB561, whose protein sequence is MDNSAPRSACSMFALLVGASQVLGLSSVVLTGVWMGHFSGGFAWDGSKQEFNMHPLCMVLGMVFLQGDAILVYRVFRKEVSKNVKILHGVIHLLALIISVVGMVAVFDFHGAAKYTDMYSLHSWCGMATLVLFSLQWVMGLLFFLFPGASSWLRASYLPVHVFCGLFLLAMAVGTSLLGITEKLLFDIKSTYSSFPAEGVLANILGVLLVCFGVLLAYLITRDQYKRTPNPEEEALAVHFKTLTEEGSPTSSD, encoded by the exons ATGGACAATTCTGCTCCACGCTCCGCTTGCTCCATGTTTGCGTTGCTGGTGGGAGCCTCGCAGGTTTTGGGCCTGTCGTCCGTGGTGTTGACCGGAGTGTGGATGGGTCACTTCAGCGGGGGATTTGCTTGGGACGGCTCGAAACAGGAGTTCAACATGCACCCTCTGTGCATGGTGCTGGGCATGGTCTTCTTGCAGGGAGATG CTATCCTGGTGTATCGAGTATTCCGCAAGGAGGTGTCGAAAAATGTCAAGATACTTCATGGCGTCATTCACCTGCTCGCCCTCATCATCAGCGTCGTAG gCATGGTGGCTGTGTTCGACTTCCACGGAGCAGCCAAGTACACGGACATGTACTCCTTACACAGCTGGTGCGGGATGGCTACTCTCGTCTTATTTAGCTTGCAG TGGGTGATGGGTTTGTTGTTCTTCCTGTTTCCTGGTGCGTCGTCATGGTTGCGAGCCTCGTACCTCCCCGTccatgtgttctgtggtctgtttCTGCTGGCCATGGCTGTCGGGACCAGCCTGCTTGGGATCACAGAGAAACTCCTCTTCGACATCAA GTCCACCTATTCCTCCTTCCCCGCTGAGGGGGTGCTGGCCAACATATTGGGTGTCCTGCTGGTGTGCTTCGGTGTGCTGCTGGCCTACCTGATCACCAGGGACCAGTACAAGCGCACACCCAACCCAGAGGAGGAGGCTTTGGCGGTCCACTTCAAGACCCTGACTGAAGAAGGTTCACCCACCTCCAGTGACTGA